The following coding sequences are from one Formosa haliotis window:
- a CDS encoding IS1182 family transposase translates to MKFIPGKDRKQTCLFPVSLDDSIDSENSVRSIDQFVDSLNLAELGFRSDFTENGPPAYNPAVLLKLYIYGYMNRIRSSRQLEKECRRNIEVMWLLESLAPDHNTISNFRKDNAKAIKKVFFATVQMARNFGLIGATLIAGDSTKFRAQNSKKNNFNKKKIQRHIDYIDNKLEQYNKALEQSDSENEKEVIKKDIDKHQGRRKEYEKLNAQLKASGEPQISTSDPDSKHLIVRNNITEVAYCVQSTVDADHNIPFDYLVTNKNDSKAMGQMLQRAKTILGTNTFTALYDKGYHTGSEFKTANKLGIKTLVAIPGIGRASQAPDPNYNSEHFKYNKEHDTYTCPQGNILKSNGSTYKGRNYRFKQYKTNKCKACPARALCTTSKANGKVVQRSEFHKYIEANAKSVLQNPDAYKKRQAIVEHPYGTIKRQWSFDHIMTKKTMQRASADVGFMFIAYNLKRIWNIIRKTNTPRVQDHWSLIRLITTVLTGFEEAYKQNSKYRILAPI, encoded by the coding sequence ATGAAATTCATACCTGGAAAAGACCGAAAACAGACCTGCCTTTTTCCTGTTTCTCTTGATGATTCAATAGATTCCGAGAATAGCGTAAGGTCTATAGATCAATTTGTAGATTCACTTAACCTTGCAGAACTAGGATTCCGTTCAGACTTTACCGAAAACGGTCCTCCGGCCTATAACCCAGCTGTTCTTCTCAAACTTTACATCTACGGATACATGAACCGTATTCGTTCTTCAAGACAATTAGAAAAAGAATGCAGGCGTAACATTGAAGTCATGTGGCTGCTCGAATCGCTAGCTCCCGATCACAACACCATCAGCAATTTCAGAAAAGATAATGCAAAGGCTATTAAAAAAGTGTTCTTTGCTACCGTGCAAATGGCACGTAATTTTGGGCTTATAGGGGCTACACTTATTGCTGGAGACAGTACTAAGTTTAGAGCTCAGAATAGTAAGAAAAACAATTTTAATAAGAAGAAAATACAGCGCCACATAGATTATATTGACAATAAATTAGAACAATACAACAAAGCTCTTGAACAAAGTGATAGTGAAAATGAAAAAGAGGTAATTAAGAAAGATATTGATAAGCATCAAGGTCGCAGAAAAGAATACGAAAAACTAAATGCACAGTTGAAGGCTTCGGGAGAACCACAAATTTCTACCTCTGATCCCGATAGCAAGCATTTAATTGTGCGTAACAATATTACTGAAGTTGCTTACTGTGTACAATCTACTGTAGACGCAGATCACAATATTCCGTTCGACTACTTGGTTACCAATAAAAACGACTCCAAGGCTATGGGACAGATGTTACAGAGAGCTAAAACTATTTTAGGAACGAACACCTTTACGGCGCTCTATGACAAAGGATATCATACGGGAAGTGAATTTAAAACTGCTAATAAACTAGGTATTAAAACCCTTGTTGCTATCCCTGGAATAGGAAGAGCATCGCAAGCTCCAGATCCTAACTATAACTCAGAACATTTTAAATATAATAAAGAACACGACACCTATACTTGCCCACAAGGAAACATACTTAAAAGTAATGGCAGTACTTATAAAGGGCGTAATTATCGTTTCAAACAATACAAAACAAACAAATGTAAAGCTTGCCCCGCAAGAGCATTATGCACAACGTCTAAAGCAAATGGAAAAGTAGTACAACGCAGTGAATTCCATAAATATATTGAAGCCAACGCAAAGAGCGTATTGCAAAATCCTGATGCTTATAAAAAACGCCAAGCCATTGTAGAGCATCCTTACGGAACCATAAAACGCCAGTGGAGTTTTGATCATATTATGACTAAAAAAACGATGCAACGCGCTAGTGCAGATGTAGGGTTTATGTTTATTGCATATAACTTAAAAAGAATTTGGAATATCATTAGAAAAACGAATACACCTCGTGTTCAAGATCACTGGTCTTTAATTAGGCTTATAACAACTGTTCTAACAGGTTTTGAAGAAGCTTACAAACAAAATTCAAAATATAGAATCTTAGCTCCCATCTAA